From one Nitrosococcus halophilus Nc 4 genomic stretch:
- a CDS encoding HDOD domain-containing protein produces the protein MTVATRFDELKAMGDLPSPSGVALEIMRLTQREDTSIQDLAKAIQTDPALSGRLLKLANSAYLGVRRPVVAIEDAIRLLGMQAIRHFALGISVLSNCSHGRCEGFDYRSFWSHSLATALAAQALAHLDRAVAPEESFTCGLLARVGQLALASIYPDAYAAVLLSVPGEDESALIACERGKFATDHRELTGALLEDWGLPVIHVDGVTASYQPGLEDLEDTSRVQRLARQLHLAGRMAWLCVAQTADQPHCLAHLEELAPSLELDEALLGQLLEKVIQDWTEWGRLLDVPTQEVPSLAELKEGLQAKMKLQTSLPEAEFLPLKILLVSDDELNLKRLTGWLEDMGHSVMSAGEGNEGLSLVLSKQPQVVICERRIPGMDCLEFCQSLRETKFGQQVYIIVLTCSENGDEVVQAFEAGADDHLAKPFSARLLQARLWGAQRLIRLRQEVEREREATRRYLAELAVANRRLEQMAMTDSLTALPNRRYAMERMEQAWAEYQRNGTPLSCLVVDLDLFKQINDHYGHDIGDGVLREIANVFRSSARSSDVVCRLGGEEFFVICTNTTAAEALQVAERLRHAVKSHHWTVPGFGGNLSISVGLAASLEGMKEWDDLYRLADQALYDAKRKGRDQICMARASDGGG, from the coding sequence ATGACGGTTGCCACTCGATTTGATGAACTCAAAGCTATGGGGGATCTGCCCTCTCCTTCTGGGGTTGCCCTAGAGATTATGCGCCTTACCCAGCGCGAGGATACCTCCATACAAGATCTGGCGAAGGCTATTCAGACCGATCCGGCCCTTTCGGGAAGGTTGCTTAAGCTAGCCAACTCTGCCTATCTGGGGGTCCGCCGCCCTGTGGTGGCCATTGAAGATGCAATAAGACTGCTAGGGATGCAAGCTATTCGGCATTTTGCCCTCGGGATCTCCGTGCTTTCCAATTGCAGTCATGGTCGCTGTGAGGGGTTTGATTATCGAAGTTTTTGGTCCCACTCTTTGGCCACAGCGCTTGCTGCCCAGGCGCTTGCCCATTTGGACCGTGCTGTGGCCCCGGAAGAGTCCTTTACCTGCGGTTTACTGGCCCGTGTGGGCCAATTGGCTTTGGCAAGCATCTATCCCGATGCCTATGCGGCTGTCCTATTGTCCGTTCCTGGCGAGGATGAGTCGGCTCTGATAGCTTGTGAGCGAGGGAAGTTTGCCACCGACCATAGGGAATTGACCGGGGCACTCTTGGAAGATTGGGGCTTGCCTGTTATCCATGTGGACGGGGTCACCGCCAGTTATCAGCCGGGGCTAGAGGACTTGGAGGACACCTCGCGGGTACAGCGGCTCGCTAGGCAACTCCATCTTGCCGGCCGGATGGCTTGGCTTTGTGTTGCCCAAACCGCTGATCAGCCCCATTGCTTGGCCCATTTGGAGGAGCTTGCCCCCAGCTTAGAATTAGACGAGGCCCTTTTAGGCCAATTGCTCGAAAAGGTGATCCAAGACTGGACTGAGTGGGGGCGGTTATTGGATGTCCCCACCCAAGAAGTTCCCTCTTTAGCTGAGCTCAAAGAGGGACTTCAAGCAAAGATGAAGCTACAAACTTCCCTTCCGGAGGCTGAGTTCCTCCCTCTTAAGATCTTGTTGGTCAGCGATGATGAATTGAACCTTAAGCGGCTTACTGGCTGGCTGGAGGACATGGGGCATTCAGTGATGAGCGCCGGTGAGGGCAATGAAGGACTTTCCCTGGTTTTGAGCAAGCAACCCCAGGTGGTCATTTGTGAACGGCGGATACCGGGAATGGATTGCCTGGAGTTTTGCCAGAGCTTGCGGGAAACCAAATTCGGCCAACAGGTTTATATTATTGTTTTAACCTGTTCGGAGAACGGAGATGAAGTCGTCCAGGCCTTCGAGGCAGGGGCTGATGACCATCTTGCAAAGCCTTTCAGTGCCAGGCTCTTACAAGCCCGCCTTTGGGGGGCGCAGCGCCTTATCCGACTTCGGCAAGAAGTGGAGCGGGAGCGGGAAGCCACCCGTCGTTATTTGGCTGAATTAGCTGTCGCTAACCGGCGCCTGGAACAGATGGCGATGACCGATTCGTTGACTGCGCTTCCTAATCGCCGTTATGCAATGGAGCGGATGGAGCAGGCATGGGCTGAATATCAGCGTAACGGTACCCCTTTGTCCTGCTTGGTGGTAGATTTGGATCTTTTTAAACAGATCAATGACCATTATGGTCATGATATCGGCGATGGCGTATTGCGAGAGATTGCCAATGTGTTCCGCAGTTCAGCCCGCAGCAGTGATGTGGTTTGCCGCTTAGGTGGCGAAGAGTTTTTCGTCATCTGCACCAATACCACGGCTGCCGAAGCGTTGCAGGTGGCCGAGCGATTGCGCCATGCGGTAAAAAGCCATCACTGGACCGTGCCGGGTTTTGGTGGGAACTTAAGTATCAGTGTAGGTCTGGCGGCAAGTTTAGAAGGGATGAAAGAATGGGATGATCTTTACCGCTTGGCTGACCAAGCCCTTTATGATGCCAAACGCAAGGGCCGAGACCAGATTTGCATGGCGCGAGCATCAGATGGCGGAGGTTGA
- the pilB gene encoding type IV-A pilus assembly ATPase PilB — MATPGAQIIMNGLARRLVEDGLLNEADALQAHEQSRKASIPFVTYLVQQKLLKSLDISQAASQEFGVPLFDLDALDLDCLPKGLVEEKLIRQHQALPIFKRGNRLFVAVADPTNLQALDEIKFHAGINTEAILVEEDKLTRTIDRAMEAQDTSLADLNDTALDDLDISGGEEEAPENSIESDVDDTPVVRFINKALLDAIHQGASDIHFEPYEKIYRIRYRQDGVLREVVCPPVSLANRLAARLKVMARLDISERRVPQDGRMKMSISKNRAIDFRVNTCPTLFGEKIVLRILDPSSAQLGIDALGYEEKQKQLFLETIHRPYGMVLVTGPTGSGKTVSLYTALNILNTADRNISTAEDPAEINLPGINQVNVYPKVGLTFAGALRAFLRQDPDIIMVGEIRDLETAEIAIKAAQTGHMVLSTLHTNDAPQTLTRLLNMGVASYNIASAVSLIIAQRLARRLCSQCKAPEKIPQEALLEEGFTQAQLDTSPTIYKAVGCERCSGGYKGRVGIYQVMPVSEEMGRIIMAGGNSMELSEQAKKEGVADLRQSGLKKVIDGITSLEEINRVTKE, encoded by the coding sequence ATGGCAACCCCTGGAGCACAGATCATAATGAACGGTCTGGCCCGCCGTTTAGTGGAAGATGGGCTACTTAACGAAGCGGATGCCCTGCAGGCTCATGAGCAGTCCCGCAAGGCCAGCATTCCCTTTGTCACTTACTTAGTCCAGCAAAAACTACTCAAAAGCCTGGATATCAGCCAAGCGGCCTCACAAGAATTTGGCGTCCCCCTATTCGATCTTGATGCGTTGGATTTGGACTGCCTTCCCAAAGGCCTAGTGGAAGAGAAACTGATCCGCCAGCACCAAGCATTACCCATCTTCAAGCGCGGGAATCGTCTGTTCGTTGCCGTGGCCGATCCTACCAACCTCCAGGCATTAGACGAAATTAAATTCCACGCGGGGATTAACACCGAAGCCATCCTCGTTGAAGAAGACAAACTAACCCGAACCATTGACCGGGCCATGGAGGCCCAGGACACGTCCCTTGCCGATCTAAATGATACCGCGTTGGATGATCTCGATATTTCCGGGGGCGAAGAGGAGGCCCCGGAAAATTCTATCGAATCTGATGTCGATGATACACCTGTTGTACGCTTTATTAATAAGGCCCTGTTGGATGCCATTCATCAGGGGGCCTCGGATATTCACTTCGAGCCCTATGAGAAAATCTATCGGATTAGATACCGACAAGATGGGGTGCTGCGGGAAGTCGTTTGCCCTCCCGTAAGCCTAGCAAACCGGCTAGCGGCTCGCCTTAAGGTCATGGCCCGCTTGGATATTTCCGAACGGCGCGTGCCCCAAGATGGGCGCATGAAAATGAGTATCTCCAAAAACCGAGCAATTGACTTTCGTGTCAATACCTGTCCCACTTTATTTGGTGAAAAAATCGTCCTTCGTATTCTGGACCCCTCCAGCGCCCAGTTGGGAATCGACGCCCTCGGTTATGAGGAAAAACAAAAACAGCTCTTTCTAGAAACTATCCACCGGCCTTACGGGATGGTGCTGGTTACCGGCCCCACGGGCAGCGGTAAGACCGTCTCCCTTTATACCGCGCTGAATATTCTGAATACTGCGGACCGCAATATCTCCACCGCCGAAGACCCGGCCGAAATCAACTTGCCCGGCATTAATCAGGTCAACGTATACCCGAAGGTAGGCCTGACTTTTGCTGGAGCCCTAAGAGCCTTTTTACGCCAAGATCCCGATATCATCATGGTCGGTGAGATTCGGGATCTGGAAACGGCTGAAATTGCGATTAAAGCAGCCCAAACCGGTCATATGGTGCTCTCCACCCTCCATACCAACGACGCCCCCCAGACCCTGACCCGGCTATTAAATATGGGGGTGGCTTCCTATAACATTGCCTCGGCGGTCTCCCTGATCATTGCCCAGCGCTTGGCACGGCGCCTTTGTTCCCAATGTAAAGCGCCCGAGAAGATCCCCCAGGAAGCCTTACTAGAAGAAGGCTTTACCCAAGCCCAGCTCGACACCTCCCCCACTATTTATAAGGCGGTAGGCTGCGAACGCTGCTCAGGAGGCTATAAGGGCCGAGTGGGCATCTATCAAGTGATGCCCGTATCCGAGGAGATGGGACGCATCATTATGGCAGGGGGCAACTCCATGGAACTTTCAGAACAGGCCAAAAAAGAAGGCGTGGCCGATCTACGCCAGTCTGGGCTCAAAAAGGTTATTGATGGCATTACCAGTTTAGAGGAAATTAACCGAGTGACGAAGGAGTAA
- the dapF gene encoding diaminopimelate epimerase, protein MRVAFTKMQGLGNDFVVIDTISQSLSLTASQVRRIADRRLGIGCDQVLLVAPPPSPEVDFGYRIFNADGGEVEQCGNGARCFARFVREQGLTGKERLQVQTAGGVIRLHLETDKQVTVDMGVPRFAPDEIPFKADHEADSYLLEFDKQRVEIGAVSMGNPHCVLRVAAIDAAPIACWGPILERHPRFPQRVNVGFVEVISPGHIRLRVYERGAGETPACGTGACAAMVIGRRRGWLSEQVNVDLPGGRLGIHWAGEGRSVWMTGPAETVFEGAIEL, encoded by the coding sequence ATGCGAGTTGCCTTTACCAAGATGCAGGGTCTGGGCAATGATTTTGTGGTGATTGACACCATTTCCCAGTCATTATCCTTAACTGCTTCCCAAGTACGTCGGATTGCCGATCGCCGCCTAGGCATAGGCTGTGACCAAGTGCTGTTGGTCGCGCCGCCTCCCTCTCCGGAGGTTGATTTTGGTTATCGGATTTTTAACGCTGATGGGGGAGAAGTGGAACAGTGTGGTAACGGTGCCCGCTGTTTTGCCCGCTTTGTTCGGGAACAAGGCCTTACCGGTAAAGAAAGGTTGCAGGTCCAGACCGCTGGTGGTGTGATTCGTCTGCACCTAGAGACTGATAAGCAGGTCACCGTGGATATGGGGGTGCCCCGTTTTGCCCCCGATGAGATCCCGTTTAAAGCAGACCATGAGGCAGACTCTTATCTGTTGGAGTTCGATAAACAGCGCGTAGAAATTGGCGCCGTCTCCATGGGTAATCCCCATTGCGTGCTGCGGGTGGCAGCGATTGATGCTGCCCCCATTGCCTGCTGGGGGCCTATCCTGGAAAGGCATCCCCGCTTTCCTCAACGGGTTAATGTGGGTTTTGTAGAAGTGATTTCCCCTGGCCATATTCGTCTGCGGGTCTATGAACGAGGTGCAGGAGAAACCCCCGCTTGTGGAACTGGGGCCTGTGCGGCAATGGTGATAGGTCGACGGCGAGGCTGGCTGAGCGAACAAGTTAATGTGGATCTGCCCGGTGGACGCTTAGGGATTCATTGGGCGGGTGAGGGTCGATCTGTTTGGATGACAGGGCCGGCAGAGACCGTATTCGAGGGGGCCATCGAGCTATGA
- a CDS encoding class I SAM-dependent methyltransferase, with the protein MKRIPEPELMEDEAQARAYAEADFSEPHSHFIALLQAAFPPGTIKGHVLDLGCGPGDITLRVAQAWPSCTVHGVDGAAAMLQHGQQALSQAGLGERVQFLHGRLPEVRLPREKYDVLISNSLLHHLLEPAVLWDCLKRYGVRGAPVFIMDLRRPATRHEAKALVEHYGAGEPEILQRDFFNSLLAAFEPEEVQGQLVRAGLDSLQVEVVSDRHLTISGFLAPSSRGSS; encoded by the coding sequence GTGAAACGTATTCCAGAGCCTGAATTAATGGAAGATGAGGCCCAAGCTCGGGCCTATGCCGAGGCCGATTTTTCCGAACCCCACAGCCATTTTATAGCACTGCTCCAGGCCGCTTTCCCCCCTGGCACCATCAAAGGCCATGTGCTCGATTTGGGATGCGGTCCAGGAGATATTACCTTGCGGGTCGCGCAGGCCTGGCCTTCCTGTACCGTCCATGGCGTAGACGGCGCTGCCGCCATGTTGCAGCATGGACAACAGGCGCTTAGCCAGGCCGGGTTGGGGGAGCGGGTCCAGTTCCTGCATGGTCGACTGCCGGAGGTCCGCTTGCCCCGGGAAAAATATGATGTACTCATCAGTAACAGTCTGCTCCATCACCTTCTTGAACCGGCCGTTTTATGGGATTGCCTCAAGCGCTACGGGGTCAGGGGCGCGCCGGTTTTTATTATGGATCTCCGCCGTCCGGCCACCCGCCATGAGGCCAAGGCTTTGGTGGAACACTACGGGGCCGGCGAGCCGGAAATCCTGCAGCGAGATTTTTTCAATTCATTGCTGGCGGCCTTTGAGCCGGAGGAAGTCCAAGGACAACTGGTTCGAGCGGGGCTTGATTCATTGCAAGTGGAAGTGGTGAGTGATAGGCACTTGACTATTTCAGGCTTTTTGGCTCCTTCTTCACGGGGCTCAAGTTAA
- a CDS encoding DUF484 family protein — protein sequence MKKRARAKEAPKTQPEEEQGREQAVVEYLRTHKDFFVCHSDLLSELTIPHPSGDAISLVERQLALLREQNRELKWQLRDLIENATANDNLSKKVHRFALAVLSAATPQAMLEALFSSLRTDFEVDVIALRLFFDDPSLPPPFADHPEVVLVSRNAPELEAFSSVLKSSRPICGRLTAEQGAYLFGEAVEQAVSCVLIPLGEERRRGMLAIGSQEPDRFRADLGTMFLDYLGAIVERALHRHWT from the coding sequence ATGAAAAAAAGAGCTAGAGCAAAAGAAGCGCCAAAAACCCAGCCAGAGGAAGAGCAAGGGCGGGAACAAGCGGTAGTGGAATACCTACGCACCCATAAGGATTTTTTTGTTTGCCATTCAGATCTTCTGAGTGAACTGACTATTCCCCATCCCAGCGGTGATGCCATTAGCCTGGTGGAGCGACAATTAGCGCTGTTGCGAGAGCAGAATCGGGAGTTAAAGTGGCAATTACGGGATTTGATTGAAAACGCCACGGCGAATGATAATTTAAGCAAGAAAGTTCACCGCTTTGCTCTGGCAGTGCTGTCGGCGGCGACTCCCCAGGCCATGCTGGAAGCCTTGTTTTCCTCTTTGCGGACTGATTTCGAAGTTGATGTCATCGCATTGCGGTTGTTTTTTGATGACCCATCCTTGCCGCCTCCCTTTGCGGATCATCCCGAAGTAGTGTTAGTTTCTCGAAACGCACCTGAACTCGAAGCATTTAGCAGTGTTTTGAAAAGTTCTCGACCCATTTGTGGCCGGCTCACGGCGGAACAGGGCGCGTACCTGTTTGGAGAAGCTGTGGAGCAGGCGGTCTCTTGTGTTTTGATTCCCCTTGGTGAGGAGCGGCGTAGAGGCATGCTCGCTATAGGCAGTCAGGAGCCGGACCGGTTCCGTGCCGATCTAGGAACGATGTTCCTGGATTATTTGGGGGCCATTGTGGAGCGGGCTTTGCATCGTCACTGGACATAG
- a CDS encoding type II secretion system F family protein: MAQAATKQQIFVWEGANRQGQRVKGEVNGKNTSMVKADLRRQGIVPLKVRKKPTPLFGRRKKKITPKEIAIFSRQLATMMSAGVPLVQAFEIIGRGHENASMQALVLNIKGEVEGGGTLAEALKKHPRQFDDLFCNLVNAGEQSGTLETLLDKIATYKEKTEAIKGKIKKALFYPTAVVVVAFIITAILLIFVIPQFQTLFQNFGADLPALTLLVLQLSALFQEWWWAIFGGMGVAIYSLIEARRRSRKINHLFDKLLLKLPVIGEILNKATIARYARTLSTMFAAGVPLVEAMASVAGAAGNSVYAQGILRIRDEVSTGTQLQAAMRNSQLFPNMVVQMVAIGEEAGSIDQMLAKVADFYEEEVDNAVDALSSLLEPLIMAILGVLVGGLVIAMYLPIFKMGSVV, translated from the coding sequence ATGGCGCAAGCGGCAACAAAACAACAGATTTTTGTCTGGGAAGGCGCCAACCGGCAGGGGCAGCGGGTTAAGGGCGAGGTCAACGGCAAAAACACCAGCATGGTGAAAGCCGATCTCCGGCGACAAGGCATTGTACCCTTAAAGGTCCGCAAAAAACCCACGCCTTTGTTTGGCCGGCGCAAGAAAAAAATCACCCCTAAGGAGATTGCCATCTTTAGCCGCCAACTGGCGACGATGATGTCCGCGGGCGTACCGTTGGTTCAGGCCTTTGAAATTATAGGCCGCGGCCATGAAAATGCCTCCATGCAAGCGCTGGTCCTGAATATCAAGGGGGAAGTGGAGGGTGGCGGCACGCTGGCTGAAGCCCTCAAAAAACACCCCAGGCAATTTGACGACCTTTTTTGTAACCTGGTCAATGCCGGGGAGCAGTCCGGTACCCTCGAGACTTTGCTGGATAAAATCGCCACTTACAAAGAAAAGACAGAGGCCATCAAGGGAAAGATTAAAAAAGCACTCTTCTATCCTACCGCCGTGGTGGTGGTGGCTTTTATCATTACCGCAATTTTGCTTATCTTCGTTATCCCCCAATTTCAAACCTTGTTCCAGAATTTCGGTGCCGATCTCCCCGCCCTCACCTTATTAGTGCTCCAGCTTTCCGCCCTCTTTCAAGAGTGGTGGTGGGCCATTTTTGGGGGCATGGGAGTCGCCATTTATAGCCTTATCGAAGCCAGGCGGCGCTCACGCAAAATCAACCATCTCTTCGATAAATTACTACTCAAGCTGCCGGTAATTGGCGAAATCCTAAATAAGGCCACTATCGCCCGCTATGCCCGTACCCTCTCGACCATGTTTGCTGCCGGCGTTCCCTTAGTTGAAGCCATGGCCTCTGTGGCTGGCGCTGCTGGCAACTCCGTTTATGCTCAGGGCATCCTCCGCATACGCGATGAGGTCTCCACCGGGACCCAGTTACAGGCAGCTATGCGCAACAGCCAATTATTTCCTAATATGGTGGTGCAGATGGTGGCCATTGGTGAAGAAGCAGGCTCAATCGATCAGATGCTGGCCAAAGTGGCAGATTTCTATGAGGAGGAAGTCGATAATGCCGTTGATGCCCTCAGTAGCTTGCTAGAGCCGCTTATCATGGCGATACTAGGGGTTTTGGTGGGTGGCCTTGTTATCGCCATGTACTTACCCATCTTCAAGATGGGGTCGGTCGTTTAA
- the xerC gene encoding tyrosine recombinase XerC, protein MEEEQQAWIQRFLTHLQYERGLSGQTIVSYRRDLAKVATFCDRHGIQGWGELDAQKVRALVAAHHQKGLSGRSIQRLLSALRSFSTYLQREGVVENHPAQGVSAPKGKRQLPHALDVDQVAQLLKGEPSDQLLLRDQAMLELFYSSGLRLAELVGLNLRELDLEAALVRVVGKGAKTREVPLGRQAKAALLAWLPVREAWTPRNQDAVFVSRQGRRLSPRGVQKRLRIWGLRQGLDVAIHPHRLRHAFASHLLESSGDLRAVQELLGHADISTTQIYTHLDFQHLAKVYDQTHPRARKKH, encoded by the coding sequence ATGGAAGAGGAACAGCAGGCTTGGATTCAGCGCTTTCTCACCCATCTCCAGTATGAGCGGGGTCTTTCAGGGCAAACTATCGTCAGTTATCGCCGTGATCTTGCAAAAGTGGCTACCTTTTGTGATCGCCATGGAATCCAGGGATGGGGAGAGTTGGATGCCCAAAAAGTTCGGGCACTGGTGGCTGCCCATCACCAAAAGGGGCTTTCTGGGCGTAGTATTCAGCGCCTATTGTCGGCTCTTCGCAGTTTTTCCACCTACCTGCAGCGTGAAGGCGTTGTGGAGAATCATCCGGCCCAGGGAGTTTCTGCACCGAAGGGGAAGCGCCAATTACCCCATGCCCTCGATGTGGATCAAGTCGCCCAATTATTGAAGGGGGAACCTAGCGACCAGTTGCTGCTTCGCGATCAGGCCATGCTGGAGTTGTTCTACTCTTCCGGGCTGCGATTGGCTGAATTGGTGGGTTTGAACTTGAGAGAATTGGATCTAGAAGCCGCCTTGGTGCGGGTTGTGGGTAAGGGCGCCAAAACCCGGGAAGTTCCCCTTGGCCGGCAGGCTAAAGCAGCCCTCTTGGCTTGGCTTCCAGTGCGGGAAGCATGGACCCCTCGAAACCAAGATGCCGTCTTTGTGTCTCGGCAAGGCCGCCGTCTGTCCCCCCGTGGGGTACAAAAACGGCTGCGTATTTGGGGGTTGCGGCAGGGACTCGATGTGGCTATCCATCCCCACCGTCTGCGCCATGCTTTTGCTTCCCATTTACTGGAATCCAGTGGTGATTTGCGGGCGGTACAGGAATTGTTGGGCCATGCCGATATCAGTACGACACAAATTTATACGCATTTGGATTTTCAGCATCTTGCTAAAGTTTATGATCAAACCCACCCTCGAGCTAGGAAAAAGCATTAA
- a CDS encoding prepilin peptidase → MEVIAFFENHLAAFVASVFLLGLAVGSFLNVVIYRLPLMMERQWEGQCAELHDHPLLEQEPFNLFVPRSHCPACRHKIRAWENVPLFSYLLLLGRCNHCGAPISPRYPLVELLTGVISAAVAWHFGVSWETIAALLLSYALIALTFIDFDHQLLPDSITLPFLWFGLGLSLFEVFTDVRTSLIGAMAGYLSLWLVYHLFRLLTKKEGMGYGDFKLLALLGAWLGWTMLPAIILLSSLVGAILGTVWLALSSQHRETPLPFGPYLAAAGWLALMWGQDINQFYLSFTGLG, encoded by the coding sequence ATGGAAGTTATTGCCTTTTTTGAGAACCATCTTGCTGCCTTTGTGGCTTCAGTCTTTCTCCTAGGCTTGGCCGTAGGCAGTTTCCTCAATGTGGTGATTTACCGTCTTCCTCTCATGATGGAAAGACAATGGGAGGGTCAATGCGCAGAACTGCATGACCACCCCCTACTGGAGCAGGAACCATTCAACCTGTTCGTCCCCCGCTCTCACTGTCCAGCGTGTCGCCACAAAATCCGAGCTTGGGAGAACGTTCCCTTATTCAGTTATCTTCTGCTCCTAGGGCGCTGCAATCACTGTGGCGCCCCTATCTCTCCCCGCTATCCCCTGGTAGAACTTTTAACCGGCGTGATTTCTGCTGCCGTAGCTTGGCACTTTGGCGTCAGTTGGGAAACCATTGCCGCTTTGCTTTTAAGCTATGCCCTCATTGCGCTCACCTTTATCGATTTTGACCATCAGCTGCTGCCCGATAGCATTACCCTTCCTTTTCTTTGGTTTGGGCTAGGACTAAGTTTATTTGAGGTATTCACGGACGTCCGAACCAGCCTAATTGGCGCCATGGCGGGTTATCTTTCCCTATGGTTGGTTTACCACCTGTTTCGGCTGCTTACCAAAAAAGAGGGGATGGGATATGGCGACTTCAAACTTTTAGCACTCCTGGGTGCCTGGTTAGGCTGGACGATGCTTCCTGCCATCATTCTACTTTCCTCATTGGTCGGCGCCATACTGGGCACTGTATGGCTCGCTCTTTCCAGCCAACACCGAGAAACCCCCCTCCCCTTTGGCCCTTATCTTGCCGCTGCCGGTTGGTTAGCCTTGATGTGGGGACAGGATATCAACCAGTTTTATCTCTCCTTCACAGGGCTCGGTTAA
- the lysA gene encoding diaminopimelate decarboxylase — translation MDHFHYHDNTLWAEEVPLPEIASRFGTPCYVYSRAMIEHQWRAFDQAFQDYPHRLCYAVKANSNLAVLNILARLGSGFDIVSVGELERVLAAGGDPGQVVFSGVGKRADEMHRALTAGIACFNVESEAELAHLNDIAGKLGRQAPVSLRVNPDVDARTHPYIATGLRENKFGIEIDQALEVYAHAVTLPYIDILGVDCHIGSQLTSLSPFLAASERVLALVDQLAERGIEVRHIDLGGGLGITYRDEAPPSPQQYATALREKLVGRNLEVWIEPGRAIVGNGGVLLTRVEYLKHTPHKDFAIVDAAMNDLLRPALYDAWQEIIPVTISTDGKSHLFDVVGPVCETGDFLGKQRHLAIGVGELLVARAAGAYGFTMSSNYNSRPRAAEVMVDGSKAYLVRERETVESLYAGESILPE, via the coding sequence ATGGACCATTTTCACTACCACGATAATACTTTATGGGCGGAAGAGGTTCCTTTGCCGGAGATTGCAAGCCGCTTTGGTACGCCTTGTTACGTTTATTCTCGAGCCATGATTGAGCATCAGTGGCGGGCATTCGACCAAGCTTTCCAGGATTATCCCCACCGGCTATGCTACGCGGTGAAGGCTAACTCTAATCTAGCCGTTTTGAATATCCTAGCCCGTTTGGGATCGGGGTTTGATATTGTTTCGGTGGGGGAGCTCGAACGGGTGCTCGCCGCAGGTGGCGATCCTGGGCAAGTGGTCTTCTCCGGTGTGGGCAAACGGGCTGACGAGATGCACCGGGCACTTACCGCCGGTATTGCTTGTTTTAACGTGGAATCTGAAGCCGAATTAGCGCATTTAAACGACATTGCCGGAAAATTGGGGCGGCAAGCGCCGGTGTCCCTGCGGGTGAACCCCGATGTGGATGCGCGTACCCATCCTTACATTGCAACGGGGTTGCGTGAGAATAAATTTGGCATAGAGATTGATCAGGCTCTAGAAGTTTATGCCCATGCCGTTACCTTGCCTTATATCGATATCCTTGGTGTGGATTGTCATATTGGCTCTCAGCTCACTTCTTTATCACCCTTCCTGGCTGCCTCAGAACGAGTCTTAGCATTAGTTGACCAGTTAGCTGAGCGGGGGATTGAGGTCCGCCATATTGATCTTGGGGGCGGGTTGGGAATTACCTATCGAGATGAAGCACCGCCTAGTCCGCAGCAATATGCCACTGCTTTGCGAGAGAAATTGGTGGGGAGAAATTTGGAAGTTTGGATCGAGCCTGGTCGAGCCATTGTCGGCAATGGAGGGGTGCTGTTAACCCGAGTCGAGTATCTCAAACATACTCCCCATAAGGATTTTGCCATTGTGGACGCGGCAATGAATGATCTGCTCCGCCCGGCGCTCTACGATGCTTGGCAAGAGATTATCCCGGTGACGATTAGCACCGATGGCAAGTCGCACCTCTTTGACGTGGTGGGGCCGGTATGCGAGACCGGCGACTTTCTCGGCAAACAGCGTCATCTTGCCATTGGGGTTGGGGAATTGCTGGTGGCACGGGCCGCCGGGGCCTACGGCTTTACTATGAGTTCCAATTATAATTCTCGGCCACGGGCCGCTGAGGTGATGGTGGACGGTAGTAAGGCCTATTTGGTGCGGGAGCGGGAAACCGTGGAATCCCTCTATGCCGGCGAATCGATCTTACCTGAATAG
- the lptM gene encoding LPS translocon maturation chaperone LptM, with protein sequence MVLRRWKGALGLTVLLFLGVLVTGCGQKGPLYLPKEKGMMQKAI encoded by the coding sequence ATGGTGCTGCGACGCTGGAAGGGGGCGCTAGGTCTTACTGTGCTATTGTTTTTAGGAGTGTTAGTGACAGGCTGTGGCCAAAAGGGGCCGCTTTACCTACCAAAAGAGAAAGGGATGATGCAAAAGGCAATCTGA